The following are encoded together in the Salvia hispanica cultivar TCC Black 2014 chromosome 6, UniMelb_Shisp_WGS_1.0, whole genome shotgun sequence genome:
- the LOC125196406 gene encoding uncharacterized protein LOC125196406: MHGRFQLDEDSSRSLKSSSSQHMRSVPPLATADNSLGDNHSAIASSITTSTTGNSFFKDGRKISIGDCALFKPLNNSPPFIGLIRWLAFDKENNLQLGVNWLYRSSELNLGKGPLPDSVPNEIFYSFYKDETPAASLLHPCKVAFLPRGAELPTGKSCFVCRRAYDIGKKCLWWLTDQDYSNEQQEEVNKLLDQTRKEMHVTLHPSGRSPKQTTTPTSTSQLKPASDSGQNSGTSIPSQNKGKKRERIDHGADPVKRERSSRTDEGDSGQCKKESNLRYEIARITENGGVADVEGIEKLVQLMQSDRMDKKMDLASRVLFASAMASTDKADCLSRFVELRGVTVMDEWLQDIHKGKIPNGNLKDGDKSAEEFLLILLRALDKLPISLHALQLCNIGKSVNHLRSHKNTEIQRKARTLVDTWKKRVESEMISIDTKSAWSSKSQLPEASHGGSITPSGSDVAVKSSITTNSAMKPTSVKSSHGETAKYVSSPVPVKQASSLASGKENQSRISVGGTADSHQNREDRSSSSNQSHNCGRSSSSKEDVRSCASGSGTVNKVSSSTRNRKISSSPGRSASGSQKETNSNKNSSARKSTAIQKLTHSAFTSERVIDGPINEGSSHKLIVKIPNRIRSPAQGVNGGSLEVPTVMSSRASSPVLNHKQNDDPSKGKSDLHQRNAVADVKTSQASDQKDTLTGSEGAGVPAVPLNEAQSMRIEDSKRTIEGPPATLSKLVKSHSSFSPMNALVESCAKYSEETSSLSLEDDLGMNLLASVAAGELSRSDVVSPTNSSERSMPIADEVCNGDVEISKFSIEDSVACDGKQHAGLEGSSWSNDRSHLSKNASPEFFGDRKCSPSYSSRDVPAGEGTNDFGNSSTDLTSNADLKLEAEEKPNKKTVTVPLSLEKVRDSESGQGNPEEKATASKVISDLPKCRSGGTDVMVTEEKCGTGHFTTNECKPMVKDDGLDPLIQGDRIKFENEGLSKCNFRQKVTVESLKSEPGDSNEKLYQIGWGHKSVSEPGDTVKVREPEGMNAKSCRSKSEQLNYDEDVDMNAVSESHSAAVACSISHDLDNNVEEANVENQVTVEQISPQRRCPISVDFESQKEVELAQSGSATTQQDETDNFASTGAGAASFTAEGEAVPGAKMKFDLNEFSTEDVKCGDSLNKSSPTSSTDHINSITDGNSPSVTIAAAAKGPFVPPDNVLKSKVDLGWKGSAATSAFRPAEPKRCLEMPLGLSTVSFSDSLTSKHGRISLDFDLNVPDDRVLEEMASSGSALAVGSTTESASNCVHEASDSLPVRGSCSLGFDLNRVDETDDIGICSTSSTRDGKPSMLHDKPVGGFHVQRDFDLNNGPVADDAGVDQFMGNELVNGSITSQLPSAGVRVNGPVLSSFSSWFPSGGTYSTVTVPSILPERLEHPFPMFPPGAPQRIYGSAGVNPFHTDMYRGSVLSSSPTVPFGTNSFQYPVFPFGTSYPLSSTTFSVGATSYADSSSGARLFAPPVNTQYLGPIGSFASQFQRPYMVSLPDISNNGGLESNRKWVRQGLDLNAGPGVIETEVRNEILPLSSGQHSVASSQALQEEQARMFTISGSILKRKEPEGSWDETFRNRQPSWQ; the protein is encoded by the exons ATGCATGGGAGGTTTCAGCTTGACGAGGATAGCTCTAGGAGTTTAAAGAGTAGTAGCAGTCAGCACATGCGGTCAGTCCCTCCATTGGCGACTGCTGATAACTCTCTGGGTGATAATCATTCTGCTATTGCTTCTTCTATCACAACCTCCACCACTGGCAATTCGTTCTTCAAG GACGGTCGAAAGATTAGTATTGGCGACTGTGCTCTTTTCAAACCACTAAACAATTCTCCACCCTTCATTGGTTTGATCCGTTGGTTGGCATTTGACAAAGAGAATAACCTGCAGCTGGGGGTAAACTGGCTTTATCGATCATCTGAGCTGAATCTTGGAAAAGGGCCTTTACCTGACAGTGTTCCAAACGAGATATTCTACTCCTTTTACAAAGACGAAACTCCGGCTGCATCACTTCTCCATCCTTGTAAAGTTGCTTTTCTTCCTAGAGGTGCAGAACTTCCTACCGGGAAATCCTGTTTTGTTTGTCGACGTGCCTATGACATTGGGAAGAAGTGTTTATGGTGGCTAACAGATCAAGACTACAGTAAT GAGCAACAAGAAGAAGTAAATAAGCTTTTAGACCAAACTAGAAAAGAGATGCATGTGACATTACACCCTAGTGGTCGTTCTCCAAAGCAGACCACAACTCCCACTTCAACCTCCCAACTGAAACCAGCTTCTGATAGTGGTCAAAATAGTGGGACTTCTATACCTTCTCAAAACAAGGGAAAGAAGAGGGAAAGAATTGACCATGGTGCAGATCCTGTAAAACGAGAACGATCCTCTAGGACTGATGAAGGTGATTCTGGTCAgtgtaaaaaagaaagtaattTAAGATATGAGATTGCACGAATAACAGAAAATGGTGGAGTTGCGGATGTGGAGGGGATTGAGAAACTCGTTCAATTGATGCAATCAGATCGGATGGACAAAAAAATGGACTTGGCTAGTCGTGTCTTGTTCGCAAGTGCGATGGCTTCCACTGATAAGGCTGATTGTCTCAGTCGGTTTGTGGAGCTAAGAGGTGTGACTGTAATGGATGAGTGGCTGCAAGATATTCATAAAGGGAAGATTCCCAATGGTAACCTAAAGGATGGTGATAAATCTGCAGAGGagtttcttttaattttacttcgTGCACTGGATAAACTCCCAATTAGTCTTCATGCCCTTCAATTGTGCAACATAGGCAAATCTGTGAATCATTTAAgatcacataaaaatacaGAAATTCAGAGAAAGGCCCGAACCCTAGTCGACACATGGAAGAAGCGCGTTGAATCTGAAATGATAAGCATTGATACAAAGTCTGCATGGTCTTCCAAATCACAACTTCCAGAGGCTTCTCATGGTGGAAGCATCACTCCTAGTGGGTCTGATGTTGCCGTGAAAAGTTCTATCACAACAAACTCTGCTATGAAACCTACTTCTGTGAAGTCTTCACATGGGGAAACTGCAAAGTATGTCTCGTCCCCTGTGCCTGTGAAGCAAGCTTCATCTCTTGCATCTGGAAAAGAGAACCAGTCAAGAATTTCTGTCGGGGGTACTGCTGATTCCCATCAAAATAGAGAGGACAGGAGTAGTAGTTCGAACCAGTCGCATAATTGTGGTCGATCTTCCTCATCCAAGGAAGATGTAAGGAGTTGTGCTTCTGGTTCGGGGACGGTTAATAAAGTGTCGTCTAGCACACGTAATCGAAAAATTAGCAGTTCTCCAGGAAGGTCGGCATCTGGAAGCCAGAAAGAAacaaactctaacaaaaaTTCTTCTGCACGCAAAAGTACGGCTATACAGAAGTTGACTCACTCGGCATTCACTAGTGAAAGGGTTATTGATGGGCCTATCAATGAAGGAAGTAGTCATAAGCTAATAGTTAAGATACCGAACAGGATAAGAAGCCCCGCGCAAGGTGTCAATGGTGGATCTCTTGAAGTTCCTACGGTTATGAGCAGTCGGGCTTCCTCTCCTGTGCTTAACCACAAGCAGAATGATGATCCTTCAAAGGGAAAGAGTGATTTACATCAACGTAATGCTGTTGCAGACGTGAAGACAAGTCAAGCCAGTGATCAGAAAGACACTTTGACTGGATCAGAAGGTGCTGGGGTGCCAGCAGTTCCTCTCAATGAAGCGCAAAGCATGAGAATTGAAGACTCCAAGAGAACAATTGAGGGCCCTCCCGCAACTTTATCAAAGTTGGTGAAGTCACATTCTTCTTTCAGTCCCATGAATGCTTTAGTTGAGAGCTGTGCTAAATATTCCGAAGAAACTTCTTCTCTGTCTCTTGAAGATGATCTTGGAATGAACTTACTTGCTAGTGTGGCTGCTGGTGAGTTATCCAGATCTGATGTGGTTTCTCCTACTAATTCTTCGGAAAGAAGTATGCCTATTGCAGATGAAGTATGCAATGGCGATGTGGAAATATCTAAGTTTTCCATTGAAGATTCTGTTGCTTGTGATGGCAAACAACATGCTGGTTTAGAAGGTAGCTCCTGGTCAAATGATAGGTCACATTTGTCCAAAAATGCATCACCTGAGTTTTTTGGGGACAGAAAGTGTTCGCCATCATATTCTTCCAGAGATGTACCAGCTGGAGAAGGCACAAATGACTTTGGCAACTCGAGTACAGATTTGACAAGCAATGCTGATCTTAAGTTGGAGGCTGAGGAGAAGCCAAATAAAAAGACTGTCACTGTTCCCCTCTCCTTGGAGAAGGTGAGAGATAGTGAATCTGGTCAAGGAAATCCTGAGGAAAAGGCCACTGCCAGCAAGGTGATCTCTGATCTTCCAAAATGCAGAAGTGGTGGAACTGATGTCATGGTTACTGAGGAGAAATGCGGTACTGGTCATTTTACTACTAATGAGTGTAAGCCAATGGTTAAAGATGATGGGTTAGATCCTTTGATTCAAGGTGACCGCATCAAATTTGAGAATGAAGGATTGAGCAAGTGCAATTTCCGGCAGAAAGTAACAGTGGAAAGTCTGAAGTCTGAACCTGGAGATAGTAATGAAAAGCTGTACCAAATTGGATGGGGCCATAAATCAGTTTCTGAACCTGGTGACACAGTAAAAGTCAGAGAACCAGAAGGCATGAATGCTAAGAGTTGCAGGAGCAAATCTGAACAGCTGAACTATGATGAGGATGTTGATATGAATGCAGTCAGTGAGAGTCACAGTGCTGCTGTTGCCTGTTCGATATCACATGATCTGGACAATAATGTTGAAGAGGCCAATGTAGAAAACCAGGTGACTGTGGAACAAATTTCTCCTCAGAGAAGGTGTCCTATTTCTGTGGACTTTGAAAGCCAGAAAGAAGTTGAGTTAGCTCAGTCTGGGTCTGCTACCACACAGCAAGATGAGACAGACAATTTTGCTTCTACTGGTGCTGGCGCTGCTTCTTTTACTGCTGAAGGTGAAGCAGTTCCAGGTGCAAAAATGAAGTTTGACTTAAACGAATTTAGTACTGAGGATGTGAAATGTGGGGATTCTCTCAATAAATCATCACCTACTTCGTCAACTGATCATATTAACTCTATAACGGATGGAAACTCTCCATCTGTTACTATAGCAGCTGCTGCAAAAGGTCCATTTGTTCCCCCAGATAATGTATTGAAAAGTAAAGTGGATCTTGGCTGGAAGGGATCTGCTGCTACTAGTGCATTTCGACCTGCTGAACCCAAAAGATGTCTTGAAATGCCTTTGGGTCTATCTACTGTGTCTTTCTCTGATTCCTTGACCAGTAAGCATGGCCGTATTTCACTGGATTTTGATCTGAATGTACCGGATGACAGGGTTCTCGAAGAAATGGCTTCTAGTGGTTCCGCTTTGGCAGTTGGCTCAACAACTGAGTCAGCAAGCAATTGTGTTCATGAGGCATCAGATTCTTTGCCTGTTCGTGGTTCTTGCAGTCTGGGTTTTGATTTGAACAGAGTTGATGAAACGGATGATATTGGGATCTGCTCCACGAGCAGCACACGTGATGGGAAGCCTTCTATGTTGCATGACAAACCAGTAGGTGGTTTTCATGTTCAGAGGGATTTTGATCTCAACAATGGACCGGTGGCTGATGATGCTGGTGTGGACCAGTTCATGGGTAATGAACTAGTCAATGGTAGTATAACATCGCAGCTGCCTTCTGCAGGCGTTAGAGTGAACGGTCCAGTGCTGAGCAGTTTCTCATCATGGTTTCCTTCAGGTGGTACTTACTCTACAGTAACAGTCCCATCAATATTACCTGAACGACTGGAACATCCCTTTCCAATGTTTCCACCTGGTGCACCCCAGCGAATATATGGCTCCGCAGGTGTCAACCCATTCCATACTGATATGTACCGTGGGTCAGTGTTGTCATCATCACCTACAGTGCCTTTCGGGACTAATTCTTTTCAATACCCAGTCTTCCCCTTTGGAACTTCTTATCCTCTCtcttcaactactttttcagTCGGAGCAACATCATATGCTGATTCTTCTTCTGGTGCAAGGCTTTTTGCTCCTCCAGTAAATACACAATATCTGGGTCCCATTGGCTCTTTTGCATCCCAATTTCAAAGGCCATATATGGTCAGCCTTCCTGACATTAGCAATAATGGTGGGCTGGAGAGCAACAGAAAGTGGGTTAGACAGGGTCTTGACCTTAATGCAGGTCCTGGGGTCATAGAAACTGAAGTCAGGAATGAAATATTGCCTTTATCATCTGGTCAACATTCTGTTGCCAGTTCACAGGCACTGCAGGAAGAGCAGGCCAGGATGTTCACTATCTCTGGTAGTATTTTGAAGAGGAAGGAGCCTGAAGGGAGCTGGGATGAAACCTTCAGAAATAGGCAGCCCTCGTGGCAGTAG
- the LOC125193120 gene encoding 39S ribosomal protein L47, mitochondrial-like has product MFLTRVFGRALFGAAAQSEATVSAAAAYSTGARNPLEEFFEADRKPDDEKPVVYGRSWKASELRLKSWDDLNKLWYVLLKEKNMLMTQRQMLNAQNLNFPSPERISKVRKSMCRIKHVLTERAIEEPDPRRSAEMKRMINAL; this is encoded by the exons ATGTTTTTGACGAGGGTGTTTGGGAGGGCACTCTTTGGTGCTGCAGCCCAATCCGAGGCCACAGTTTCTGCGGCTGCGGCTTATTCTACTGGTGCACGTAACCCGCTTGAGGAATTCTTTGAGGCCGATAGAAAGCCAGATGATGAGAAGCCTGTTGTCTATG GTCGGAGTTGGAAGGCTTCTGAACTTCGTCTCAAGTCTTGGGATGACCTGAATAAGCTCTGGTATGTTCTCCTGAAAGAAAAGAACATGTTAATGACTCAGCGACAAATGCTGAATGCTCAGAACTTGAACTTTCCTAGTCCCGAGCGTATATCAAAG GTACGCAAGTCAATGTGCCGAATCAAACATGTCCTAACTGAAAGAGCCATTGAAGAGCCGGATCCTAGGAGGTCTGCTGAGATGAAGAGGATGATCAATGCCTTATAA
- the LOC125192946 gene encoding rac-like GTP-binding protein ARAC8, producing MPASVSRFIKCVTVGDGAVGKTCMLICYTSNKFPTDYIPTVFDNFSANVVVEETTVNLGLWDTAGQEDYNRLRPLSYRGGDVFVLAFSLVSRASYENIFKKWIPELNHFAPGVPIVLVGTKLDLREDKHYLADHPGLVPVTTAQGEELRKQIGAAYYIECSSKTQQNVKVVFDAAIRVVIKPPQKQKEKKRNRRKGCFLNMFCGRTDYQE from the exons ATGCCTGCAAGCGTTTCAAGATTCATCAAGTGTGTGACTGTGGGTGATGGTGCTGTTGGCAAGACTTGTATGCTCATTTGCTACACCAGTAACAAATTCCCCACT GACTACATACCAACAGTGTTTGATAATTTCAGTGCAAATGTGGTAGTTGAAGAAACTACAGTCAACTTAGGCCTCTGGGATACAGCAG GCCAAGAAGACTACAATAGGTTGAGGCCTCTGAGCTACAGAGGAGGGGATGTGTTTGTCTTGGCATTTTCATTAGTTAGTCGTGCGAGCTACGAAAACATATTTAAGAAG TGGATCCCTGAACTCAACCATTTTGCTCCTGGGGTTCCAATTGTCTTAGTTGGCACCAAACTAG ATCTTCGCGAGGATAAGCATTACTTGGCTGATCACCCTGGATTGGTGCCTGTTACCACTGCGCAG GGGGAGGAGCTCCGGAAGCAAATTGGCGCTGCCTACTATATCGAATGCAGTTCAAAAACTCAACAG AATGTGAAAGTAGTATTTGATGCTGCTATTAGAGTAGTCATCAAGCCACCACAGAAgcagaaggagaagaaaaggaaCCGACGTAAAGGATGTTTTTT GAATATGTTCTGTGGAAGAACAGACTACCAGGAATGA